One Vanessa cardui chromosome 4, ilVanCard2.1, whole genome shotgun sequence genomic window carries:
- the LOC124544203 gene encoding uncharacterized protein LOC124544203, producing MRTSLPDTCGGTGCAQDLRKTSVIDAELARLNISISALQETRLPQNGFIKENHYTFFWVGKDQQEHREHGVGFAVRNDLLSSIQTPQGISERIMVLRLLSNCGFVTLICAYAPTLSTTSEVKDRFYDQLTQTIVAVPASDHLYILGDFNARVGQDNVAWPDCLGNHGVGKMNENGQRLLEFCSNHKICVTNTYFKGKFMHKVSWKHPRSGHWHQLDLILTRRKDIRFVLHTRTYQSADCDTDHSLVVSKTAMVRKRIFSSRTPGNKKIDLTQIRIGKKVESFKELVCSKTLSWDQNAPLQEEWDRVKEILTESAGKAFGYRRTNTEDWFSQNIEHLEPMLESKRLAALNHRLDPSSSTLKVLTEAKSRCADSGDFSGVCGGIKKTLGPVPKKIAPLKELDGTVISDSNRQMQRWVEHYTGLYSQPTSIEPQIKILIPKLPTWYELDDDPTVEQFQTAIKQLKCGKSPGRDYIYPELLKLDFIAPLMYTLLIKCWAEGTVPQDMRDANIITLYKGKGDRGDCNSYRGISLLSVVGKLIGRVILSKLQCLANRVYPEAQCGFRAGRSTTDMIFTLRQIQEKCREQQTPLIIAFVDLNKAFDTVSREGLFELLEIVGCPPKLLKLIRSFHEETKGSAVFDGKMSEPFDMRRGVRQGCVLAPTLFGIFFSLLLKVACGDKQQGVHLHTRIDGKLFNIALLKSKRNRVDMFADSLLFADDAAFIATSSYELQTMMDKFSHACNLFSMSINAKKTLIFAQGFAEKPVILLHGVPLDVVNKFCYLGSTVTSNLSLSADIDIRIGKAATMFGKLRTRVWDNNHLTVRTKILVYQAWILSILLYGAETWTSYAKQEYRLNAFHMRCVRNILGVTWKDRITNKAILTKAQLPSLSALLKQRRLRWVGHVHRMDASRLPRKVLLGAVANAKRNVGRPLLRFKDCVKRDLTSFGIEHREWEKLAEDRDRRKLRIAQGVQLHDTAWFEKLATKRAKQQDSDNMPAGASVALYACSRCGRSCRSRIGLHSHQRKCPL from the exons ATGAGGACAAGCCTTCCGGATACCTGCGGAGGCACAGGCTGTGCACAAGATCTGCGCAAAACTTCTGTAATTGATGCTGAATTGGCGAGACTCAACATCTCAATTTCGGCCCTGCAAGAAACGAGGCTTCCTCAAAAcggatttataaaagaaaaccaTTATACTTTTTTCTGGGTAGGCAAGGATCAGCAAGAACACCGCGAGCATGGCGTGGGTTTTGCTGTGCGCAACGACTTACTCTCATCGATACAAACACCACAAGGAATATCAGAGCGCATAATGGTTCTTCGCCTCTTGAGTAACTGTGGCTTCGTTACCTTGATCTGCGCATATGCACCAACTTTAAGCACAACATCGGAAGTCAAAGATCGGTTTTATGATCAACTCACACAAACCATTGTTGCGGTGCCTGCTAGTGATCACCTTTACATCCTGGGAGACTTTAATGCCAGAGTCGGTCAAGATAACGTCGCTTGGCCAGATTGCCTTGGTAACCATGGTGTCGGTAAAATGAACGAGAATGGGCAGCGATTGCTGGAGTTTTGTTCAAATCACAAAATATGTGTTACCAACACATACTTCAAAGGCAAATTTATGCATAAAGTTTCATGGAAGCATCCACGTTCGGGTCACTGGCATCAACTGGATCTGATCCTAACGCGAAGGAAAGACATTCGCTTTGTCCTTCATACACGAACATATCAGAGCGCTGACTGTGACACAGACCACTCTCTTGTAGTGTCAAAAACAGCAATGGTTCGCAAAAGAATCTTTTCGTCTAGAACTCCTGGAAACAAGAAAATTGATTTAACTCAGATCAGGATTGGCAAAAAAGTTGAATCCTTTAAGGAGTTGGTATGCTCAAAGACCTTGTCTTGGGACCAGAACGCACCACTGCAGGAGGAATGGGATCGTGTCAAAGAAATTCTTACGGAGTCTGCAGGCAAAGCTTTCGGGTATCGAAGAACGAATACTGAGGACTGGTTTTCACAAAATATTGAGCACCTAGAACCAATGCTCGAGTCAAAACGACTTGCTGCCCTTAACCACCGCTTGGACCCGTCTTCATCCACTCTTAAAGTACTTACAGAGGCCAAGTCA CGATGTGCAGACTCAGGTGATTTCAGCGGTGTTTGCGgtggaattaaaaaaacactcgGTCCTGTTCCTAAAAAGATTGCTCCACTAAAAGAACTTGATGGTACTGTCATCAGTGACAGTAATCGACAAATGCAAAGATGGGTCGAACATTACACTGGACTCTACTCGCAGCCAACTAGTATTGAgccacaaattaaaattttaattccaaaaCTACCCACCTGGTACGAGCTAGACGATGATCCTACAGTAGAGCAGTTTCAAACCGCCATCAAACAACTAAAATGTGGCAAAAGTCCTGGACGAGATTACATCTACCCTGAGCTgcttaaattagattttattgctCCGCTTATGTATACTCTCTTAATAAAGTGCTGGGCCGAGGGGACGGTACCTCAGGATATGCGTGACGCTAATATCATCACCCTGTACAAAGGGAAAGGTGACCGCGGTGATTGCAACTCATATCGCGGCATATCCCTTCTGAGCGTCGTTGGTAAACTGATAGGTCGAGTGATTCTTAGTAAACTACAATGTCTTGCCAATCGCGTTTATCCTGAGGCTCAATGTGGGTTCCGGGCCGGGCGATCAACCACCGATATGATTTTTACATTACGTCAGATCCAGGAGAAGTGCAGGGAGCAGCAGACGCCGCTCATCATAGCCTTTGTAGACTTAAATAAGGCTTTCGATACCGTGAGCAGAGAGGGACTGTTTGAGTTACTCGAAATAGTTGGGTGTCCTCCAAAGCTGCTCAAACTCATTAGATCATTCCACGAAGAAACGAAAGGATCTGCCGTTTTTGACGGAAAAATGTCGGAACCATTTGATATGCGCAGAGGCGTGCGACAGGGTTGCGTACTGGCACCTACTCTGTTTGGCATTTTCTTTTCATTGCTTTTAAAAGTAGCCTGTGGTGACAAACAGCAGGGTGTGCATCTGCACACACGAATTGATGGGAAACTCTTCAATATTGCTCTCTTAAAGTCAAAGCGCAATCGGGTAGATATGTTCGCGGATAGTCTTCTTTTTGCCGATGATGCCGCCTTCATTGCCACGTCTTCTTATGAACTTCAAACCATGATGGATAAATTCTCTCATGCGTGCAATCTATTTTCAATGTCCATCAATGCGAAGAAGACTCTTATATTCGCCCAAGGATTTGCTGAAAAACCAGTCATACTGCTGCATGGCGTTCCCTTGGACGTAGTGAATAAGTTTTGCTACCTCGGTTCGACCGTAACGAGCAATCTGTCGCTTAGTGCGGATATCGATATACGCATCGGTAAAGCGGCGACCATGTTTGGGAAGCTTAGAACAAGAGTATGGGACAACAACCACCTTACTGTCCGAACTAAAATTCTCGTGTACCAAGCGTGGATCTTGAGCATACTCTTGTACGGAGCAGAGACCTGGACATCGTATGCAAAACAAGAGTACAGGCTTAATGCTTTTCACATGCGTTGTGTGCGCAATATCTTGGGAGTTACGTGGAAGGACAGGATCACAAATAAAGCAATCCTAACGAAAGCACAACTTCCTAGTCTCAGCGCCCTCCTCAAACAACGTCGTTTGCGCTGGGTGGGACATGTGCACCGTATGGATGCTTCTAGACTACCTAGAAAGGTCTTGCTGGGCGCTGTAGCGAATGCCAAGAGAAATGTAGGACGTCCGTTGCTACGCTTTAAAGATTGTGTCAAGCGAGATCTCACTTCCTTTGGTATCGAGCATAGGGAATGGGAGAAACTCGCGGAAGACAGGGATCGACGGAAGCTTCGGATTGCACAAGGGGTCCAGCTACACGACACAGCGTGGTTCGAAAAACTCGCCACCAAAAGAGCCAAACAGCAGGACAGCGATAACATGCCAGCAGGCGCATCCGTCGCGTTATACGCCTGCTCCAGATGCGGCCGGTCTTGCCGTTCCAGAATCGGTCTGCATAGCCACCAACGAAAGTGTCCATTATAA